Proteins encoded by one window of Chondromyces crocatus:
- a CDS encoding radical SAM protein: MIETIVLHYTDRCNIECAHCCVSSGPKRTTKFEPAAARDLIQQAAALGIGAVKFTGGESLLFPEEILELTRLAGSLGLEVGVVTNGFWAPTVEAGKAFLEPFVASGLRELDVSVDVWHWKFLDPGQVGHAIAAARSFPELLVRMYRVLKADESPTDPAFYAAYGLDLEALRFESCNANDMLRRRLDGAANGVTVRWTYASRIGRAKSLPLADTRTVPVAEVAPARCTEVTMAPIAYPDGTLYACCSGKVPRPLVAGNLRETSLAELQGRMERNALLQFIATFSPKELHDALVARGVELPKNCDSVCHICKSALSKVDDALLQEVATEEWNRNVLSQLLGSEILHG, from the coding sequence GTGATCGAGACGATCGTCCTCCATTACACGGATCGCTGCAACATCGAGTGTGCGCATTGCTGCGTCAGCTCCGGGCCGAAGAGGACCACCAAGTTCGAGCCGGCTGCGGCGAGGGATCTGATCCAGCAAGCGGCGGCGCTGGGGATCGGGGCGGTCAAGTTCACGGGGGGGGAGTCGCTGCTGTTCCCGGAGGAGATCCTGGAGCTGACCCGGCTCGCGGGGTCGCTGGGGCTCGAGGTCGGCGTGGTGACGAATGGCTTCTGGGCGCCGACGGTGGAGGCAGGGAAGGCGTTCCTGGAGCCGTTCGTGGCGTCAGGGCTGCGGGAGCTGGATGTGTCGGTCGACGTCTGGCACTGGAAGTTCCTCGATCCGGGGCAGGTGGGGCACGCCATCGCGGCGGCGCGCAGCTTTCCGGAGCTTCTCGTCCGGATGTACCGCGTGCTCAAGGCGGACGAGTCGCCGACGGATCCGGCGTTCTACGCGGCGTACGGCCTCGATCTCGAGGCGCTGCGCTTCGAGTCGTGCAACGCGAACGACATGCTGCGGCGGCGCCTCGACGGCGCTGCGAACGGTGTGACGGTGCGCTGGACCTATGCGTCACGGATCGGGCGGGCGAAGTCGCTGCCGCTCGCCGATACGCGAACGGTGCCCGTCGCCGAGGTCGCACCAGCGCGCTGCACGGAGGTGACCATGGCGCCGATCGCGTACCCCGACGGTACGCTGTACGCCTGCTGCTCGGGGAAGGTCCCGCGGCCGCTCGTGGCTGGCAACCTGCGCGAGACGTCCCTCGCGGAGCTTCAAGGCCGGATGGAGCGGAATGCGCTGCTCCAGTTCATCGCGACGTTTTCACCCAAGGAGCTGCACGATGCGCTCGTCGCGCGGGGGGTGGAGCTGCCGAAGAACTGCGACTCGGTCTGCCACATCTGCAAGTCGGCGCTGTCGAAGGTGGACGATGCGCTGCTCCAGGAGGTGGCGACGGAGGAGTGGAACCGAAACGTGCTGAGCCAGCTGCTCGGGAGCGAGATCCTCCATGGTTGA
- a CDS encoding RiPP maturation radical SAM C-methyltransferase: protein MGAEAPREKRVCLVVMPFTPVVMPGLGVSTLKATLAQAGIASDIYYAALDFFRVFTDGIDHYDAIFDYELIAVSYDLGNVFFANALWGGCLDDVRKEVMSLRDVDNPSIAAEDIAQGVERILRYVEGAGEYVERCYRARDWRQYDIVGFSSTFSQNVGSLALARLLKERHPELCIVFGGANCEGDMGAEMLRSFPQVDVVIQGEADFSFPRFIEAQRQGLSTADIPGIVFRDGGEVRTGPESVPLQAMDALPMPDFDDYFEQLPPVVQHLRASGRLSLPFETSRGCWWGAIQHCVFCGLNSSAMGFRSKSPERALEEIRWLGERHRVTQFYAVDNIISKRYFKEVLPKLEEDGLNIFYETKSNLSEEEVYQFARSGIRRIQPGIEGLSSEILELMKKGVKGYRNVELLKWCAMGGVTPVWFYLYGFPNEPHAPYFRDVALLPRLVHLPPPRSPNPVLMDRFSPIFTRREEYGYKNVRPLPRANLYYRGLSEEGRFNISYHFAAELPQGNGLPYQERLWIEVRGWQNRYVDGARFYQFQGVRTTLLVDTRRDERRAYLLSGDGHWLHDGMRRARTRENLTERWRKRPSADAALAFSLDDLYLVAIAGAFAAETIPSPETEADLDGWLEALVERWIVLPMDDRYLALAVDCTSAQEAEKFGLPVAARRAPSGGRDAEEIRRLPILQGEEASP from the coding sequence ATGGGGGCCGAAGCACCGAGGGAGAAGCGGGTCTGTCTGGTGGTCATGCCGTTCACGCCGGTGGTCATGCCGGGGCTCGGGGTGAGCACGCTGAAGGCCACGCTCGCTCAGGCGGGGATCGCGTCCGACATCTACTATGCGGCGCTGGATTTCTTCCGCGTCTTCACGGACGGCATCGATCATTACGACGCCATCTTCGATTACGAGCTGATTGCCGTCAGCTATGATCTCGGCAACGTCTTCTTCGCGAACGCGCTGTGGGGTGGGTGCCTCGACGACGTCCGCAAGGAGGTGATGAGCCTGCGCGATGTCGACAACCCGAGCATCGCTGCGGAGGACATCGCGCAAGGGGTGGAGCGCATCCTCCGGTACGTCGAGGGGGCAGGGGAATACGTCGAGCGGTGTTATCGCGCGCGCGACTGGCGTCAGTACGACATCGTCGGGTTCTCTTCGACGTTCTCGCAGAACGTCGGGTCGCTGGCGCTGGCGCGGCTTCTGAAGGAGCGGCACCCCGAGCTGTGCATCGTGTTCGGGGGCGCGAACTGCGAGGGGGACATGGGCGCGGAGATGCTGCGCTCGTTTCCGCAGGTCGATGTCGTCATCCAGGGCGAGGCCGATTTCTCGTTCCCCAGGTTCATCGAGGCGCAGCGGCAGGGGCTCTCGACCGCGGACATTCCAGGGATCGTCTTCCGCGACGGCGGCGAGGTGCGCACGGGGCCCGAGTCCGTCCCACTCCAGGCGATGGATGCGCTCCCGATGCCGGACTTCGACGATTACTTCGAGCAGCTCCCGCCGGTCGTGCAGCACCTGCGTGCGTCCGGGAGGCTGTCGTTGCCTTTCGAGACGTCGCGTGGGTGCTGGTGGGGCGCGATCCAGCACTGCGTCTTCTGCGGGCTGAACTCCAGCGCGATGGGGTTCCGCAGCAAGAGCCCGGAGCGCGCGCTGGAGGAGATCCGGTGGCTCGGTGAGCGCCACCGGGTGACCCAGTTCTATGCGGTCGACAACATCATCAGCAAGCGATACTTCAAGGAAGTCCTCCCGAAGCTCGAAGAGGATGGGCTGAACATCTTCTACGAGACGAAGTCGAACCTCAGCGAGGAAGAGGTCTACCAGTTCGCGCGCAGCGGCATTCGCCGGATCCAGCCGGGCATCGAGGGGCTGTCGTCCGAGATCCTGGAGCTGATGAAGAAGGGGGTGAAGGGGTATCGCAACGTCGAGCTGCTCAAGTGGTGCGCGATGGGCGGCGTCACGCCGGTCTGGTTCTACCTCTATGGCTTCCCGAACGAGCCGCACGCGCCGTACTTCCGGGATGTGGCGCTCTTGCCGCGCCTCGTCCACCTGCCGCCGCCGCGCAGCCCGAACCCGGTGCTCATGGACCGGTTCAGCCCGATCTTCACGCGACGCGAGGAGTACGGCTACAAGAACGTCCGCCCGCTCCCTCGTGCGAACCTCTATTACCGCGGCCTCTCGGAGGAGGGGCGCTTCAACATCTCGTACCACTTCGCGGCGGAGCTGCCGCAGGGCAATGGGCTGCCGTATCAGGAGCGCCTCTGGATCGAGGTGCGCGGGTGGCAGAACCGGTACGTCGACGGCGCGCGCTTCTATCAGTTCCAGGGGGTGAGGACGACGCTGCTCGTGGACACCCGGCGCGACGAGCGCCGCGCGTACCTGCTCTCCGGGGATGGTCACTGGCTCCATGACGGGATGCGCCGCGCGCGCACGCGGGAGAACCTGACCGAGCGCTGGAGGAAGCGGCCCTCGGCGGACGCGGCGCTGGCGTTCTCGCTGGACGATCTCTACCTGGTGGCGATTGCGGGGGCATTCGCCGCCGAGACGATCCCTTCTCCGGAGACCGAGGCGGATCTCGATGGCTGGCTGGAGGCGCTGGTGGAGCGGTGGATCGTCCTGCCCATGGATGATCGCTACCTGGCGCTGGCGGTCGACTGCACGAGCGCGCAGGAGGCGGAGAAGTTCGGGCTTCCGGTCGCTGCACGCCGTGCGCCGAGCGGGGGTCGCGATGCGGAGGAGATCCGCAGGTTGCCCATTCTCCAGGGTGAGGAGGCGAGCCCGTGA
- a CDS encoding radical SAM protein, with product MNTDRKIELGLMYSRTCNIACKHCGILSSPENKETMRFEDAKRFIREATEIPVIRKVNFTGGEPFLFQKEHAEMFEICKAAGLKTRVVTNGFWAKNFDRGLEFLSRMKEAGLTELNFSADKYHLEFQDPKILRNALECTRRLDFLRILGYVHPGEGDPLDALSDLYGLPREDLVDLRKLLDAREDLQNWKHKILVNAAGLIGLGRAAEYPEELRYFPMSVFPSEGCHEIVNKPVIYPDGDLQACCCAGGKIAGFTVGNLHKESLATLVERMTERAHFKFINDHGPKELYLAVGRSRQDRKRRPGHTSICEVCVRACDGVSAQEMDEIAERASFQKAFAWLLPEATTSATPAAEVE from the coding sequence ATGAATACGGATCGAAAGATCGAGCTCGGATTGATGTACTCGCGCACGTGCAACATCGCGTGCAAGCACTGCGGCATTCTGTCGAGTCCCGAGAACAAGGAGACGATGCGCTTCGAGGACGCCAAGCGATTCATTCGCGAGGCGACCGAGATCCCGGTCATCCGGAAAGTGAATTTCACTGGCGGCGAGCCCTTCCTCTTCCAGAAGGAGCACGCCGAGATGTTCGAGATCTGCAAGGCCGCAGGCCTGAAGACGCGCGTCGTCACCAACGGTTTCTGGGCCAAGAACTTCGACCGCGGCCTCGAATTCCTGTCGCGCATGAAGGAGGCAGGTCTCACGGAACTCAATTTCAGCGCCGACAAGTATCACCTGGAGTTCCAGGATCCGAAGATCCTTCGTAATGCGCTCGAATGCACGCGCCGCCTCGATTTTCTTCGCATCCTCGGCTACGTCCACCCGGGGGAGGGCGATCCGCTCGACGCCCTGAGCGACCTGTACGGGCTGCCGAGAGAGGACCTCGTCGATCTGCGCAAGCTCCTCGACGCGCGCGAGGACCTGCAGAACTGGAAGCACAAGATCCTGGTCAATGCGGCAGGGCTCATCGGCCTCGGCCGCGCTGCGGAGTACCCCGAGGAGCTGCGCTACTTCCCCATGTCGGTCTTCCCGTCGGAGGGGTGCCACGAGATCGTCAACAAGCCGGTCATCTACCCGGATGGTGACCTCCAGGCGTGCTGCTGCGCAGGCGGCAAGATCGCAGGGTTCACCGTGGGCAACCTCCACAAGGAGTCGCTGGCCACGCTCGTCGAGCGGATGACCGAGCGCGCTCACTTCAAGTTCATCAACGACCACGGCCCCAAGGAGCTGTACCTGGCCGTGGGGCGGAGCCGGCAGGATCGGAAGCGGCGACCTGGTCATACCTCCATCTGCGAGGTGTGCGTCCGGGCTTGCGACGGGGTGAGCGCGCAGGAGATGGATGAGATCGCCGAGCGCGCGTCATTTCAGAAGGCATTCGCGTGGCTGCTCCCGGAGGCCACCACCAGCGCGACGCCTGCCGCGGAGGTCGAGTGA
- a CDS encoding MopE-related protein: MRSIERINHPRLARLAAASLVCVVQACAAHVEPSPDVDDTDGFDALDALDALDALDALDALDAEEDASDPHSLPASDEAGLPGGVDALDPKKNTVQPSPEAVRPAPTQALSLGPGGSPREDVAAGVGHTLYLRSDGSVWAWGQNNEGQLGKPPSVTPSAVPSQVASLPRIKAIAAGGFHALALDVSGHLWAWGQNSQGQLGTGTTTAPPSAPVQVTIPGAAALTAVAAGNQYSMALDAAGTVWVWGNNTYGQSGTGTVGGSTLVPAAVSIVGGAKAIAAGWYHALAVSTTGAVWTWGRNNHGQIGNGSSSASVHQPTPYAVALSGPVSLVAGGGNHSLALHASGAVHSWGQNAQGQLGLGHTTSPVSTPQQIPFLGDASLIAAGNAFSLVLSGPSGQVLSFGQNNFGQLGDETTANRPSPVSTPHLTQVIGLSAGANHGVALSSGCPVWAWGQNTQGQLGLGIAEQTPQTRAQQTSVLRTFFYDFDEDGHGDAWQYFNACTAPYGYVDNADDCDDYDPAISPDADELCNGLDDDCDGEIDEGNPESGGTCATGALGVCGVGTQSCIQGMLACHAVNQPSAEVCDGLDNDCNGVVDDDNPGGTFGCSVPGKLGVCAEGVTYCTSGAIECAPLYLPSPEVCDGKDNDCDGSIDEGAAGNTYYRDADGDGFGNPAQSIQACAAPPGYVSNAGDCDDTRSQRRPNMAEVCGDGLDNDCDGVVDEGCPPPVCEVGDARPCCWKCVDDLALGGACDPDKQTCMQEVTPSVDCMVNWCSGWKRCINGQWTGCKDWPGLGGGY, from the coding sequence ATGAGATCCATCGAGAGAATCAACCATCCACGCCTGGCTCGCTTAGCGGCGGCCTCGCTGGTGTGTGTCGTCCAGGCGTGCGCCGCCCATGTCGAACCGTCACCCGACGTCGACGACACCGACGGGTTCGACGCGCTCGACGCGCTCGACGCGCTCGACGCGCTCGACGCGCTCGACGCGCTCGACGCCGAAGAGGATGCGAGCGATCCGCATTCCCTCCCGGCATCCGATGAGGCGGGTCTTCCCGGTGGTGTGGACGCCCTGGATCCGAAGAAGAACACGGTGCAGCCCTCACCGGAGGCGGTGCGCCCAGCACCGACGCAGGCGCTGTCGCTCGGCCCTGGAGGCTCTCCGCGCGAGGACGTCGCAGCCGGCGTTGGCCACACGCTCTATCTCCGCTCTGACGGGTCGGTCTGGGCCTGGGGGCAGAACAACGAAGGCCAGCTCGGGAAACCGCCCAGCGTCACGCCGAGCGCCGTGCCCTCGCAGGTTGCCAGTCTGCCCAGGATCAAGGCGATCGCCGCAGGTGGCTTCCATGCCCTCGCGCTCGATGTGTCCGGTCATCTCTGGGCCTGGGGGCAGAACTCTCAGGGACAGCTCGGCACGGGCACCACCACGGCGCCGCCCTCGGCGCCCGTCCAGGTGACGATCCCTGGAGCTGCTGCGCTGACCGCGGTCGCCGCTGGAAACCAGTACTCGATGGCGCTGGACGCGGCGGGGACCGTCTGGGTCTGGGGGAACAACACCTACGGGCAGAGCGGCACCGGCACGGTCGGTGGGAGCACCCTCGTCCCGGCGGCGGTGTCGATCGTCGGCGGCGCGAAGGCGATCGCTGCGGGCTGGTACCACGCGCTGGCCGTGAGCACGACCGGAGCCGTCTGGACCTGGGGGCGCAACAACCACGGCCAGATCGGCAACGGCTCGTCCAGCGCCAGCGTGCACCAACCCACGCCGTACGCGGTCGCCCTGTCGGGACCCGTGAGCCTCGTCGCGGGGGGCGGGAACCACTCGCTCGCTCTTCACGCGAGCGGCGCCGTGCACTCCTGGGGGCAGAACGCGCAGGGCCAGCTGGGGCTCGGGCACACGACCAGCCCGGTCTCCACGCCCCAGCAGATTCCCTTCCTCGGCGACGCATCGCTCATCGCCGCGGGGAACGCCTTCTCCCTCGTTCTCTCCGGGCCGAGCGGTCAGGTGCTCTCCTTCGGCCAGAACAACTTCGGCCAGCTCGGCGACGAGACCACGGCGAACCGCCCGAGCCCCGTCTCGACACCTCACCTCACGCAGGTCATCGGCCTCTCGGCAGGTGCCAACCATGGGGTGGCCTTGTCGAGCGGCTGCCCGGTGTGGGCCTGGGGCCAGAACACCCAGGGCCAGCTCGGGCTGGGGATCGCGGAGCAGACGCCGCAGACGCGCGCACAGCAAACCTCCGTGCTGCGCACGTTCTTCTACGATTTCGACGAGGATGGCCATGGCGACGCATGGCAGTACTTCAATGCATGCACGGCGCCCTACGGGTACGTGGACAACGCGGACGACTGCGACGACTACGATCCGGCGATCTCGCCCGACGCCGACGAGCTGTGCAACGGCCTCGACGACGACTGCGACGGTGAGATCGACGAAGGCAACCCCGAGAGCGGTGGCACCTGCGCGACCGGAGCGCTGGGCGTCTGCGGGGTGGGCACGCAGAGCTGCATCCAGGGCATGCTGGCGTGTCACGCGGTCAACCAGCCCTCCGCCGAAGTCTGTGATGGCCTCGACAACGACTGCAATGGCGTCGTCGACGACGACAACCCCGGCGGGACATTCGGCTGCTCGGTCCCCGGGAAGCTCGGCGTCTGCGCCGAGGGAGTGACCTATTGCACCAGCGGCGCGATCGAGTGCGCCCCCTTGTACTTGCCGTCGCCCGAGGTCTGCGACGGCAAGGACAACGACTGTGATGGATCCATCGACGAAGGGGCAGCGGGCAATACGTACTACCGGGATGCTGATGGCGATGGCTTCGGGAACCCGGCGCAGTCCATTCAGGCGTGCGCTGCACCTCCAGGGTATGTGAGCAACGCGGGCGACTGTGACGACACCAGGAGCCAGCGAAGGCCGAACATGGCCGAGGTGTGTGGCGATGGCCTGGACAACGACTGCGATGGCGTGGTGGACGAGGGCTGCCCTCCACCTGTTTGCGAGGTAGGAGATGCCAGACCCTGTTGCTGGAAGTGCGTAGATGACCTGGCCCTTGGTGGTGCATGCGATCCTGACAAGCAGACCTGCATGCAGGAGGTCACCCCCAGCGTGGATTGTATGGTCAACTGGTGCTCGGGCTGGAAGAGATGCATCAATGGACAGTGGACCGGATGCAAGGATTGGCCTGGGCTAGGAGGGGGCTACTGA
- a CDS encoding DUF4041 domain-containing protein yields MPEVAMSWSGWVVLLLVALIGAVVFLVRRLRDVQAERDATARQVAYYTERFRGVVDAEAERQRVLVALDGERRHAVAALERAHAEARATIARTQEAEAQARGRMQQERAAVDAQLAWHQHRLLELRTELSSLDEEANFQSFGFYKPRYDFSTSAAYQAQLERVRQQQKQRLKNRTAATSRVTWLVNGSTAEGQKQTQQMLKLMLRAFNGECDAAIARVKYNNVQVMEARIRKAAEVINGLSEVQECEITEGYLALKLEELALAHEVQEKIEQEREVQRRLREQMREEEAAQRELDRAQAEAEREERRYADALRKAQEDVEGAAGKKQEKLLGEIEELQRRLAEAQANKQRAVSRAQLTRSGHVYVISNVGSFGEHVYKIGMTRRLDPMDRVKELGDASVPFQFDVHAVIYAEDAPGLETALHRAFHHRRVNRVNEKKEFFRVPLEEIVTAVNQTRGAEVEFVQFAEAVEYRKTLAMGEAREEPRVREAVVAA; encoded by the coding sequence GTGCCGGAGGTCGCGATGAGCTGGAGTGGGTGGGTGGTGCTGTTGCTGGTGGCCCTGATCGGCGCCGTGGTGTTCCTGGTGCGCCGCCTGCGTGATGTGCAAGCGGAACGAGACGCCACGGCGCGGCAAGTGGCGTACTACACGGAGCGGTTCCGCGGGGTGGTCGACGCCGAGGCGGAGCGGCAGCGGGTGCTCGTCGCGCTGGACGGCGAGCGGCGGCACGCGGTCGCGGCGCTGGAGAGGGCGCACGCGGAGGCAAGGGCGACGATCGCGAGGACCCAGGAGGCGGAGGCGCAAGCCCGAGGGCGCATGCAGCAGGAGCGTGCTGCGGTGGATGCTCAGCTCGCGTGGCACCAGCATCGGTTGCTGGAGCTGCGCACCGAGCTGTCGTCGCTGGACGAGGAGGCGAACTTCCAGTCGTTCGGGTTCTACAAGCCGAGGTACGATTTCTCGACGTCGGCGGCGTATCAGGCGCAGCTCGAGAGGGTGCGACAGCAGCAGAAGCAGCGGCTGAAGAACCGCACGGCCGCGACGAGCCGGGTGACGTGGCTGGTGAATGGCAGCACCGCGGAGGGGCAGAAGCAGACGCAGCAGATGCTGAAGCTGATGCTGCGCGCGTTCAACGGGGAGTGCGACGCGGCCATCGCGCGGGTGAAATACAACAACGTGCAGGTGATGGAGGCGCGCATCCGCAAGGCGGCGGAGGTGATCAACGGGCTCTCCGAGGTGCAGGAGTGCGAGATCACGGAGGGCTACCTGGCGCTCAAGCTGGAGGAGCTCGCGCTGGCGCACGAGGTCCAGGAGAAGATCGAGCAGGAGCGGGAGGTGCAGCGGCGGCTGCGTGAGCAGATGCGCGAGGAGGAGGCGGCGCAGCGGGAGCTGGACCGGGCGCAAGCGGAAGCGGAGCGGGAGGAGCGGCGCTACGCAGATGCGCTCCGCAAGGCGCAGGAAGACGTGGAGGGGGCGGCCGGGAAGAAGCAGGAGAAACTGCTCGGCGAGATCGAGGAGCTGCAGCGGAGGCTCGCCGAGGCGCAGGCGAACAAGCAGCGGGCGGTGTCACGGGCGCAGCTCACGCGGTCGGGGCACGTGTACGTGATCTCGAACGTGGGGTCGTTCGGGGAGCACGTGTACAAGATCGGGATGACGCGGCGGCTGGACCCGATGGACCGGGTGAAGGAGCTGGGGGACGCGTCGGTGCCGTTCCAGTTCGACGTGCACGCGGTGATCTACGCAGAGGACGCGCCCGGGCTGGAGACGGCGCTGCACCGGGCGTTCCACCACCGGCGGGTGAACCGGGTGAACGAGAAGAAGGAGTTCTTCCGGGTGCCGCTGGAGGAGATCGTCACGGCGGTGAATCAGACGCGCGGCGCAGAGGTGGAGTTCGTGCAGTTCGCCGAGGCGGTGGAGTACCGGAAGACGCTCGCGATGGGCGAGGCGCGCGAGGAGCCGCGGGTCCGGGAGGCGGTGGTGGCAGCGTGA
- a CDS encoding MopE-related protein: protein MKSYTVQEALAGLPLVLAVLLPAFTGCAGHDDTAPDDAAPDDVASDDAAPDDPVIVEVSELQATHELPAVQGTPAPDDDATGCGERAARAGLVVAQGAPSALHPASAPREAVAAGAFHSLYLRDDGTVWAWGHNGDGQLGDGTVLTPRATPVRTVNLPPIAAIAAGGFHSLALDTAGHLWSWGLNTFGQLGAGTAGSTPSRTPGRIQPQSGDPTFIAIAAGHQFSMALDATGRVWTWGSNVYGQRGTGAVGGNNAVPEPLLLPGTFARIAAGWNHALAVDAEGTLWTWGRNNAGQIGSGTFSPTQIAPQPQPVNLPQPVIAVAGGGSHSLSLLSDGTVHGWGSNSHGELGLGTTNSPIPTPQTLLGPSGVSQLAAGNTFSLVLRGATGQVLSFGQNTFGQLGDTTLTNRTTPTPITLSLRVLAIAAGSNHALALTADCPVWAWGQNNLGQLGLGSTALAQQPKPTQTLALRRFYRDTDGDGHGDPAHPVDACTAPPGTTSTADDCDDTDAHVSPAAVEICNGRDDDCDGQVDESDPAHGKACLTGARGECAVGALACQRGTLTCMFTTLPSHELCDGLDNDCDGRIDEDCPDVPIESGEARDLDLENAPRE, encoded by the coding sequence ATGAAGAGCTACACCGTTCAGGAGGCCCTCGCAGGCCTCCCATTAGTCCTCGCAGTCCTGCTTCCGGCGTTCACCGGGTGCGCCGGCCACGACGACACGGCACCGGACGACGCCGCACCGGACGACGTCGCATCCGACGACGCCGCACCGGACGACCCGGTGATCGTGGAGGTGTCGGAACTTCAGGCGACGCACGAACTCCCTGCCGTGCAGGGAACACCTGCGCCCGACGACGACGCCACCGGTTGCGGGGAGCGCGCAGCCCGGGCCGGCCTCGTCGTGGCACAGGGCGCGCCTTCCGCGCTGCACCCGGCGAGCGCCCCCCGTGAGGCCGTGGCGGCTGGCGCGTTCCACAGCCTCTACCTGCGCGACGACGGGACGGTCTGGGCATGGGGCCACAATGGCGACGGCCAGCTCGGCGACGGCACCGTGCTCACCCCCCGCGCCACGCCCGTGCGGACCGTGAACCTCCCGCCCATCGCCGCCATCGCCGCCGGAGGGTTTCACTCGCTCGCCCTCGACACCGCAGGCCATCTCTGGTCGTGGGGCCTGAACACCTTCGGTCAGCTCGGGGCCGGCACCGCTGGCAGCACCCCGTCGAGGACACCGGGCCGGATCCAGCCCCAGAGCGGCGATCCCACCTTCATCGCGATCGCCGCCGGCCACCAGTTCTCGATGGCGCTGGACGCGACCGGACGCGTGTGGACCTGGGGGAGCAACGTGTACGGCCAGCGAGGCACAGGGGCGGTCGGTGGGAACAACGCCGTTCCCGAGCCTCTCCTGCTCCCTGGCACGTTCGCGCGCATCGCCGCCGGCTGGAACCACGCGCTCGCGGTGGACGCCGAAGGGACGCTCTGGACCTGGGGCCGCAACAACGCCGGCCAGATCGGCAGCGGCACCTTCAGCCCCACCCAGATCGCGCCGCAGCCCCAGCCGGTGAACCTCCCCCAGCCGGTGATCGCCGTCGCCGGCGGTGGGAGCCACTCCCTCTCGCTGCTCTCGGACGGCACCGTCCACGGCTGGGGATCGAACTCCCACGGCGAACTCGGCCTCGGCACCACGAACAGCCCGATCCCCACACCGCAAACGCTGCTCGGACCGAGCGGCGTCTCGCAGCTCGCCGCGGGCAACACCTTCTCGCTGGTCCTCCGCGGTGCGACCGGCCAGGTCCTGTCCTTCGGACAAAACACCTTCGGCCAGCTCGGCGACACGACGCTCACGAACCGCACCACCCCGACGCCGATCACCCTGTCCCTCCGCGTCCTCGCCATCGCCGCCGGCAGCAACCACGCCCTCGCGCTCACCGCGGACTGCCCCGTCTGGGCCTGGGGCCAGAACAACCTCGGGCAGCTCGGCCTCGGCAGCACCGCGCTCGCCCAGCAGCCGAAGCCGACGCAGACCCTCGCCCTGCGCAGGTTCTACCGCGACACCGACGGCGACGGCCACGGCGACCCGGCGCACCCCGTGGATGCCTGCACGGCGCCGCCCGGCACCACGAGCACGGCCGACGACTGCGACGACACCGACGCCCACGTCTCCCCGGCCGCCGTCGAGATCTGCAACGGCCGCGACGACGACTGCGACGGCCAGGTGGACGAGTCCGATCCGGCGCACGGCAAGGCTTGCCTCACGGGCGCGCGCGGAGAATGCGCCGTCGGCGCGCTGGCCTGCCAGCGAGGCACCCTGACCTGCATGTTCACGACACTCCCGTCCCACGAGCTGTGCGACGGCCTCGACAACGACTGCGACGGCCGCATCGACGAAGACTGTCCCGACGTGCCCATCGAGTCTGGCGAAGCCCGCGACCTCGACCTCGAGAACGCGCCACGCGAGTGA